The DNA region CTTGATCCCTTCTTCCGGCGGCACGATTTCCAGAATGCGCTCGAAGCGTCCGCCCGGCAGGGGGGCAGTCGGGTCCAGGTTGATCAGGATGCCGGCCTGGTCGGGCGCATCCTCGGACAGACGGATCGGGGCGCGGTCGTCTTCGATACCATGGGGCAGGAAGCGGCCCTCGGGCTTTTCCCATAGCTGGCGGTCGAGCATGTGCAGGTCGCGCCGGGGTGCGACCACGGCAATCGAACGAGTCTTGGGCCAGGCGCGCGAGACCAGCACCCCGGCAACGAACAGCGGGTCGGTAAAGCGTCCGCTCATTTCGTAGAAGTCTACGCGCATGCGGGCTTCGGGTGGCTGGTCGGTGATCGGAGACGCATGCGGCTGCGACTTTTGCTGGTGAGTTGCAAGTTGTCAGTTGTAGGTTGCAAGTCGGCGCCTGAAAGCGGTGCGGGCCAGGTTCCGCACTGCCAACCCATGGCCAGCAACCCAGAAATCGGAAACCAAACATCCGAAGTCGACTTACAACTTACAACCGACAACTTGCAACTCCTAGCTGACAACTTGCAACTAATCATCACTGGCTTGCAACTGGCAACATGCAACCACGCCGCTCGGCGTCAGCCGAGGGCGTCCCAGCCGCCGGCGCGATCGGCCAGCCACTGCACCAGCATGCCGACCGGGCGGCCGGAGGCACTTTCAGGCTTGCCCCACTGCCAGGCCGCGCCGGCGATGTCGATATGCGCCCAGCGCTGGCCGTCGGCGAAACGCGACAGGAAGCAGCCGGCGGTGATGGAGCCGGCCGGCATGCCGCCGAGGTTCTTCATGTCGGCAAACGGGGTTTCGATCTGTTCCTGGTAGTCGTCCCACAACGGCAACCGCCAGCCGCGATCGGCGGCTTCGGTGCCGGCAGCCAGCAATTCCTCGGCCAGTTCGTCGTCCTGGGTCATGATGCCGGCGGCATGGTGGCCGAGCGCGACCACGCAGGCGCCGGTGAGCGTGGCGATATCGACGGTCACGGCCGGCTTGAGCTTCTGGCCGGTCCAGTAGATGGCGTCGGCCAGGATCATGCGGCCCTCGGCATCGGTGTTGTGGACTTCGATGGTCTTGCCGTTCATGGCGGTAATGACATCGCCCGGGCGATAGGCCTTGCCGTCGGGCATGTTCTCGACCGCCGCGACCACGCCTTCGACGTTGAGCGGCAGCTTCAGGCGGGCGACGGCTTCCATCACGCCGATGGTGGTGGCCGCGCCGCACATGTCGAATTTCATCTGTTCCATCAGATCGCGCGGCTTGATCGAGATGCCGCCGGTATCGAAGGTCACGCCCTTGCCGACCATGGCGGCAGGTGCATCACCTTCCTTGCCGCCTTTCCAGCTCAGCCGGATGAGACGTGACGGATTGGTGCTGCCCTGGCCGACGGCCAGCAGGGCATTCATGTTCAGTTCGGCCATTTGGTCCTCGTCGAGGATCTCGACTTCCAGGCCGTCGTGTTCTGCGGCCATGCTCTCGGCGACTTCGGCCATGTATACCGGTGTGCAGATGTTCGGCGGGAGATCGCCCAGATCACGGCAGCGCTGAATGCCGGCAGCGATGGCGTTGGCGATGCCCAGCTCGGTGTCGATGCCATTCCCTGCCGGAAAGCTGACCGACTCAGTGGCCGGAGCGGCATGATCCTTCGGTTTCTTGGTGGCCTGGTAAATGTAGTCGGCATGGGCCAGTGCCAGGGCGGCATGGCGCGCTTTCCAGGCCGCATCCCGACCCTGAACCGGCGCATCGTCCATCAGGCAGCACGCTGAAGTGGCCTGCGACTGTCGCAGTGCCTTGCCGGCGGCTTGAACGGCCTTGACGAAAACGATTCCGTCAAGTTTCTCGAGCTTGCCGAGGCCGGCAACCAACACACGCGAGGCGCTTATGCCGGCGACATCGTGCAATATCGTAGTCTTGCCGGCCTGGCGTGGCAGATCATTGCGCTCGGCCAGGCGCGAGAATGCGCCGTCACTGGCCTCGTCCAGCGCCTGGAGTGCAGGCCCGAATTCCTGATCGACGGCCAGCCCGACTATCAGGCAATCCGACTCGATGGCGCTCACCTTGGCGTTGGTAGTAGTAAACTGCATGGTCTGGTTTCCCGGAGTCTCTTGGCAAGGCACAGATTGTACCTGTCCGAGCCCCTGATCTGAATGCTGATCCTGCAACGATACATCCTGCGCCAGGGCCTGGCTGCAAGCGTCCTCAGTCTGATGGTGTTCCTCGGTGTGACCGTGGCGCTGTTTCTGGCCGAACTGGTTGGAGACGCGGCACAGGGTGAGCTGCCGGGCTCCAGCGTGGCCCTGTTGTTGGCTCTGAGGCTGCCCGAGGCGATCATCCTGGTCGGTCCGCTGGCCTTGCTGACTGGTTTGTTGCTGACTTTCGGGCGGCTGCAGGAGGAAAGCGAGACGATAGTCGTGCGTGCCAGTGGGCTGGCGTTCAGGCGAATGCTCTGGCCAGTGCTGGTGCTGGCCGGCTTCTGGGGTGGTGGCCTGCTGCTGATTTCCGGCTGGCTTTCGCCGATGGCCCTGGAACGTACCGGTCAGCTTATGGAGGATGCAGCCCAGCATGCCATGGTTGCCGGGGTGCGGCCCGGGCAGTTCGGACGCATGGACGGTGGCCGGACGACGATCTATGTCGGCGCCATTGAGGGTGAGGGTGAGCGCTTGCGCGATGTATTCATACAGCACATGGAAGGCGACCTGGCCGAAGTGCTGACAGCCCGCGAAGGGCGGGTCTGGACCAGCCCGGAAGATGGCACACGCTATCTCACGCTCACCGACGGCCGGCAACTTCAGCATGGTCTGCCGCCCAATCAGGGCGGTCTGCGCGAGGTGCAGTTTGCGCGCAATGATTTGCGTTTGCCGACTCCGGAGATCACGTCGTCGGAATCCGAGTCAGGCATGACACTCAATGAGCTGCGGCGGCCGGAAAACCCGGATGAGCGGCGCGAATGGCACTGGCGCCTGGCCGCGCCGGCGGCCGCGGTATTGCTTGGCATGCTGGCCCTGCCGCTGTCGAGCCGACTGCCACGCCAGGGCCGGTTTGGCAGCATCGTGATTGCCCTGGTGCTTTATCTACTTTACTCCAATGCAATTCATGCCGGGTTGATCATGATGGAACAGCGTGCGGCGATGACGGGGCCCGGATTGTGGCCGGTCCACGGCGCCCTGGCCATGCTGATGGCCTGGATGTGCGTGAGGCAGTGGCGAGTATGGTGATCCCCGGAATACTGGTGCGCCATGTTGGTCGCGCGGTGCTGCTCGGCATTGCACTGGTCGCCGTGCTGCTGCTGGGCCTGTACACCATCATTGAACTCATACGGGAGTCGCGTGCACTGACCGGGGACTACGGCCCCTTGCAGATGGTGATCTATATTGCCCAGACGTCGCCCAGACGGCTGTATGACATCTTTCCCTTTGCCGCCCTGATCGGCACCATGCTGGGACTGGGCGGGCTGGCGGCGGCCAATGAGCTCGTGGCCATGCGGGCGGCCGGATTCGATCGCCGACAGATACTGGTCAGTGTGATGGGCGCGGTCCTGCTGTGTGTGATCGCCCTGATGACCGTCAGTGAGTTCCTGGTGCCGGGGCTGGAGGCCCGCGCTGGCGCCGAGCGCGACCAGGCGCGTACCGGGCAGGTGCACCTTGGGCGTTACGGTGCGCTGTGGATTCGTGATGGTGCGCACATGCTTCGCATCGGTCACTCGGCATGGAGTCGTGATGATCAACCTGAGTTCGGAGATCTGCTGATCTACCGGGTGGATCAGCAGATGCGGCCTGAGCACATTCTGCGCGCCGAGACTGCAACTCATGATGGCCAGGCATGGCTGATGCGTCAGGTCAGTTACCGGAACCTGGAAAGTCCGGATGAAGTCCGGATCGGGGTCGAGCATGAACGTCGGATGGATTCGACGCTCAGTCATGATCTGTTTTCCTCGGTCATCAGCCGGCCGCGGGTGCTGTCGGTGGGTGACCTGGCCGAGATGATCGAATTTCTTGAGGTCAACGGGCTCGATACCGCAACCTACGAACAGGCGCTCTGGAACCGCGTTTTCTTCCCGCTCAATGTGCTGGCCATGATCCTGGTCAGCCTGCCTTTTGCCTTTCGTGGCGGCCGGCACTCCAGCCGTGGCATCAACCTGTTTTTCGGTGTCAGTCTGGGGTTGGCATTTTTTGTCATCAGTCGCCTGTCTCAGGGCATGGGCATGCTGATGCCCGGCCCGTTGTGGCTGTCGGCGCTGATGCCCTCGCTGGCCATCGGCATGCTCGGCATTCTGATGCTCAGGCGGCTCTGAAGCGCTGAATGTCTCCTGAATTCAGGTCGGGGTTTTCGGATCGACCACCAGCCAGGTTCTGGAAGCGAGATCATGCCAGGTGGCGCGGCGTGGATGAAACAGGCTCCAGAACAGCCCGATTCCGAAGCACAGCAATGAAGCAATGGCCACGACAAAACGCACCAGTGTGGTCATCCAGGTGACAGGTCGATGGTCAGAAACGAGCCGAATGCGCCAGGCTTTCATGCCCAGTGTTTGCCCGCCATGCAGCCAGCAGAACCCAAGGTAAATCCATGCAACGAGCAGCAGGTAGAGCTGGTAAAGCAATGAACCGGCTTCGATTTCTCCGCCCATTGGAATGATGATGATGGCCGTGGCGATCATCCACAGAGCAATCAGCAGTAGGCCGTCGTAGAGCATGGCTGCAAGGCGTCGTGCCAGGCCACAGGGTTGCTTGTCCAAGATGCGTTTGCTGCCTTCCGGGTCGGGCGACCGGTCATGTCGTTCGTTGGCGTGACTGTATTGTATTCCCGAATTCGGTTGCGCTTGATGCCGAATTTCAGGGGCGTGTTCGGCGGCGGTAGTTCATCTGGTCAATAGTGAGACCGTTAGTAAGGACTTTCATGACACGTTGAAATATGGCACAGTATTAGGCGCCGCGAGGGAGTTCACGAGATCAAATGGATAATCACACTCCCAACGTGCCAACCGTAAAACGATACTTTTGATCGGACCCGAGGAGGTCAGCATCATGCAATCAAGCGAAGATACAAGACTCGACCAGCAGATGCCGGATGCCGGCAGTGCCGCGGGTGCATCGCAAAGTGACACCCCAGCCGAGCGGGATGTGACGTCCGGCGCTGCGTCACCGGTCAAGAAAGCCTCCAAGAAGAAGGCCTCCAAGAAGAAGGCCTCCAAGAAGAAGGCTTCCAAGAAGAAGGCTTCCAAGAAGAAGGCTTCCAAGAAGAAGGCCTCCAAGAAGAAGGCTTCCAAGAAGAAGGCTTCCAAGAAGAAGGCCTCCAAGAAGAAGGCCTCCAAGAAGAAGGCCTCCAAGAAGAAGGCTTCCAAGAAGAAGGCTTCCAAGAAGAAGGCTTCCAAGAAGAAGGCTTCCAAGAAGAAGGCTTCCAAGAAGAAGGCTTCCAAGAAGAAGGCTTCCAAGAAGAAGGCCTCCAAGAAGAAGGCCTCCAAGAAGAAGGCTTCCAAGAAGAAGGCTTCCAAGAAGAAGGCCTCCAAGAAGAAGGCTTCCAAGAAGCGCGGCAAGAAGAAGGCCAGCGCCGGTTCCGGTCGGTATTCCCGGGTGCTGGCGGCCGCCGACGAGTTGCGTGATGCACTGGCCGAATTGGCCGCCGGTGAGGTGCAGGAACGCCGTCAGGCCGTCGAAGATCTTCGCGCCGCGGCGCGAGCCAAGATCTCCGACCTGGAGACGGCAGCCCAAACCAGCCTGGCCCGGCTGACAGGTCGCAGCTGAACCATCGGCTGATGCCGGGGGTTGCCTGGTGCAATCCCCGGCATGCTGCTAATGGTGGCCTCACCGCTGACCACGATTGATGCCTTTCTGGATGCCGCCTGGGCCGAACGCGGCCTGGCGGCCAATACACTTTCCGCCTATCGTCGAGACCTGATCGACTTCTTCGGTCGTATCGATGTGCCACTGGCGGCCATCACCCGGGCCGAAGTGCTCGAGTGCATGGCTGAACGGTTGCGGCGTGGTGATACGGTCGCCAGTATTCTTCGACAGCTTTCATGTCTGCGGCAGTTTTTCGCCTGGGCAGTGCGCGAGCACCATATCAGGGCCGATCCCACACTGGATCTGGAAGGTCCGCGAGCAGCCCACCCCTTGCCTGGTTCCCTGACGTCATCGCAGATCGAGGCCCTGATGGCCGCGCCATCGGTTGATGAGCCTCTCGGCTGTCGCGACCGGGCGGTGCTGGAGACCTTCTATGCGACCGGCATGCGAGTCAGTGAACTGGCCGGTGTCACGCTGTCCCAATTGAACCTGGTGCGCGGGGTGATTCGTGTTCGGGGCAAGGGAGGACGTGAGCGACTGGTCCCACTTGGAGAGGCGGCTCAGGATGCGCTGACGCTTTGGCTGCATCGGTTCCGGCCCGAATTGAAGCCGGTATGCGACCAGGTATTCGTGTCCCGCACTGGCCGTCGTCTTTCGCGCCAGGCGTTGTGGTCGCGCATTCGCCAACATGCACGCCAAGCGGGCATTGACGATGCAGTCTACCCCCACCGCTTGCGACACGCGTTTGCCACACACCTGCTCGATCACGGTGCCGATCTGCGGGTCGTGCAGATGCTGCTGGGCCATGCCGACCTGTCGACGACGCAGATTTACACCCATGTGTCGCGCTCGCGCCTGAAAAAGCTTCATCGCCAGCATCATCCGCGAGGATAATATGATGCGGAGTTTTTCAGAGTGGTTGAAACTTGTTGCGGGCTTTGGACTCCAACCAGTGCGTGGCCCCTTGCGTGTGGCCAGAGGGGTGTCGAGCGATGTTGCAAGGGGGCAAGTCTGCTCCGGGTTCGGGACGGGTCCTGCTTGGGGGCAGTGCAGCCACTTGATGAATGGCTGGTAAGCGGAGGCGGATGGCGCCTCGGAATCGAAATCGTTTGTGCTAGGAGACTGAAATGAATGTCTGGTTGAAGACGGCAGTTGCCGTCGTCGTGATGTGGGTCGGAGGTGCAGGGCAGGCTGCCGACTATGCCGCAATCGAGGATCGCATCAGTGGTCTGGTCGCTGAAGTGAATGAGCTGAGTGTGGCCGAGACCCCGGTGCCGGGACTCAAGCAGGTTCGAGTCAATAACGACATCATTTACATGAGCGCCGATGGCCGGTACCTGTTGCAGGGGCGGTTCATCGATCTCGACACCCAGACCGATCTGACCGATGCGGCCAAATCCGACATGCGGCGCGAACGACTGGCCGGGCTGGATTCCAGCCAGTTCGTGAGTTTTGGCCCCGAGAATGCGGAATACGACGTGATCGTCTTTACCGATCCTGATTGCGGGTATTGCCGCCGGATGCATGAGCAGATTGAGGAATATGCAAGCAACGGCATCCAGGTTCACTACCTGGCTTTCCCCCGTGCCGGCGTCGGCTCGCAGACCTATGACACACTGGTTTCGGTGTGGTGTGCACATGATCAGCAGGAAGCCATGGACGTCGCCAAGGCTGGTCAAACCCCGCCGCGTGCCACCTGCGACAATCCGGTTGAAGAGCAGTATCAACTAGGTCAGTCTCTGGGTGTGACGGGCACGCCCTCGATGATGACCTTCAACGGCGACATGATTCCCGGCTACGTGCCGCCGGAGCAGCTCAAGTCGAGGCTCGAAAGCCTCAATGGTCAGCACTGATCGGCAGCTTGCTGGTTCTCGTGGGTGTGGGGTCTCGCCGGACGACGCTCTCGCCTATAATTGCGCCCCTGAATGAGAGAACTCCCCAGGGGCCGCAATGATTTTTCTGCCAGGTCGTCGAGCGCTTCCGCAATTCCGGCTGGAGCAGCTTGCCGACGCCATTTCCGAGATCCAGGGCCGCCGGATTGGCCTTCATGCCCGCGATCTGTACCTGCTGGGTACGGATCGACTGCCCGATGAGCCCGACGGTTCGCGCCTGCGCGCATTGCTGGGCGCGGACGGTGCAACCCTGACCGAGCTGACCGACGTCCAGTTGCTGGTGGCGCCGCGTCCAGGCACGGTGACGCCCTGGGCTTCTCGCGCTCGCGATATTCTCCGGCGTTGCGGGCTTGGTCGCTACACCGCCATCGAGCGCGGGGTGGTGTTCACGCTCGATGGAGTCGCGGCAGCCGACCTGACCCGCGAAGCGCGCAACAATCTGCACGACCGCATGACCCAGATCGTCGTGGACCGGATCGATACCCTTGCTGGCTGGTTTGAGCTACCGGAACCGGCTCCTCTGGGTGTGATTGCGCTGGGTGATGATCCGTCGGTCGTGCTGTCGAAAGCCAACGGTGAACTGGGGCTGGCGCTGAGCAACGGCGAGATCGACTACCTGGCCGAGGCCTATTCTCGTCTTCAGCGCGATCCCACCGATGCCGAGCTGATGATGTTCGCCCAAGCCAATTCCGAGCATTGCCGGCACAAGATATTCAATGCGACCTGGACGGTGGATGGTCAGCCATGCGAGCCATCGCTGTTCAAGATGATCCGCAGCACGCATGCCGCCACCCCGGGTGGGACCCTGGTGGCCTATGATGACAATGCTGCCGTGGTCGAGGGGTTCGATAGTCGATTGCTGGTCAGCACCGACGAGCATCCGGCCTATGACCTTCGCGAGGGCAGGTTGCATATCCAGATCAAGGTCGAAACCCACAATCACCCGACCGCGATTTCACCCGAACCGGGCGCTGCCACCGGGTCGGGCGGTGAAATCCGTGACGAAAGCGCGACTGGCCGGGGCGCCCGCCCGGTCGCGGCACTGACCGGGTTCTCGGTGTCCGATCTGCGTATCCCGGGCCATGTCCAGCCTTGGGAAAACCTGCCCGAACCACCTTCCCGCATGGCGTCCAGCCTGCAGATCATGACCGAGGGTCCGATTGGCGGGGCGCGCTTCAACAATGAATTTGGCCGGCCGGCCCTGCTGGGCTACTTCCGCAGCTTCGCCGCCCGGGTCGACGATCGGCTATGGGGCTATCACAAGCCGATCATGATAGCCGGCGGCAGCGGCATCATTGCCGATGGGCTGACCCACAAGCAGCCATTGTCGGCCGGGGATCGCATCATCGTGCTGGGCGGTCCGGCCATGCTGATCGGGCTTGGCGGCGGCGCCGCATCGTCGATGAGCTCTGGCCAGTCCGACGAGGATCTGGACTTTGCCTCGGTGCAGCGCGGTAACCCTGAAATGCAGCGCCGCGCCCAGGAAGTCATCGACCGCTGCTGGCAGCGCGGCGAGCGCAATCCCATCAAGTCCATTCACGATGTGGGTGCCGGCGGCCTGTCCAATGCGCTTCCGGAGTTGCTGCATGACGGGGGTGTGGGCGGACGCCTGGAGTTGCGCGAGATCCCCACCAATGATCGTTCGATGTCGCCCATGGCGCTGTGGTGCAACGAGTCGCAGGAGCGCTACGTGCTGGCTATCTCTCCGGACGACCTGGAGACTTTCGCGGCCCTGTGCGAGCGTGAGCGTTGTCCCTGGGCCGACCTCGGGGCGGCCGATGCCGACGGACAGCTGCGCCTGGATGATCGCCTGTTGGGCACGCCGGCGGTGGACATGCCATTGGACATGCTGCTGGGCAAGCCACCCAGCATGCATCGCGATGTTCAGACCCGCTCCGTGCCGGTTCACCATGCCGGCCTGGAGAATGTTTCACTCGCCGAAGCGGCCGATCGGGTGCTGGCGCTTCCCGGAGTGGGTTCGAAACAGTTCCTGATCACCATTGGCGACCGCAGTGTCGGTGGCCTGACCGTGCGCGATCAGATGGTCGGCCCACACCAGGTGCCGGTCGCCAACTGCGCCATCAGCCTGCTCGACTACGAGGGGTATGCAGGCAGTGCCATGAGCATGGGCGAACGCACGCCGCTGGCCATCTGGGACTCGCCGGCCGCCGCACGTATGGCCGTGGGCGAGGCGGTGACCAACCTGGCCGGGACGCGGGTGCCGTCGCTTGATCGGGTCAAGCTGTCAGCCAACTGGATGGCGGCAGCCGGCGCGGATGGCCAGGATGCAGCCCTGCGCTCGGCAGTCGAGGCAGTGGCCGAGTTCTGTCCCCGACTGGATCTGTCCATTCCGGTGGGCAAGGACTCGCTGTCGATGCAGACGGTCTGGAATGACGACTCTGGCGAGAAGCGCATGTGTGCCCCGGTGTCACTGATCGTATCCGCCTTTGCGCCCGTGCCGGATGTGCGCCGCCACCTGACACCTCAACTCGACTCCACGGTGCCGTCAAGGCTGTTGCTGCTTGATCTGGGGCGCCAGCGCCTGGGCGGGTCGGCCCTGGCACAGGTATTCGGCCGCGAGCTCGGTGCCGTTCCGGATGTCGATGATCCGGATGCACTGAAGCGGCTGTTCAACGTTGTTCAAAGCCTGATTGATCAAAAGCGGATTCTGGCATTGCATGACCGCTCCGACGGTGGCCTGTTCGTGACCGTTCTGGAAATGGCGCTGGCCGGCCACTGCGGTGTTGACCTGCACCTGCCCTGCGCGCCAGAAGACGCTGCCGCATTCCTGTTCAACGAGGAACTCGGGCTGGTGCTGCAGGTGGCAGACGAGGATGAGGCAGCCGTGCGTGCGGCACTCGAGCAGGAAGGGTTGGCGGCTTTCAGTCACGATATTGGTCAGGTGTCGCAACAGGACCGGTGGTCGGTGAGTGCCGACGGGCAAGCGCTCTATTCCGCCGCCATGCCCGAACTGGCTCAGCGCTGGGGTGAAACCAGCTATCGCATACAGCGCCTGCGCGACCACCCCGAGTGTGCCGACGAGGAGTTTGCCACACTGGCTGACTGGTCGCGGCCCGGACTGGCCCCCAATGTCGAGTTCGATGTGCCGGCACCGGCCGTGCTGACCGGCGCGCGTCCGCGTGTGGCCATCCTGCGCGAGCAGGGCGTTAATGGACAGCGCGAGATGGCGCGCGCTTTCATGACGGCTGGGTTCGAGGCCGTCGATGTCCATATGAGCGACCTGGAATCGGGACGCCAGCGCCTGGATGAGTTTCAGGGGCTGGCCGCCTGCGGCGGCTTTTCCTTCGGTGATGTACTGGGCGCCGGGCAGGGCTGGGCGCGTTCGATTCTTTTCAATCCGGTCATGCGCGATCACTTCGAACAGTTCCTGGTCCGCAGCGATCGGTTTGCGCTGGGTGTGTGCAATGGTTGCCAGATGCTCTCGGCCCTGCGCGAAATCATTCCCGGCACCAGCCACTGGCCGGCTTTCGTTCACAACCGTTCGCGCCAGTTCGAAGCACGTCTGAACCTGGTCCGGATCGACGACAGCCCCTCGCTGTTCCTGACCGGCATGAGCGGCTCGCGATTGCCGGTGGTGACCTCGCACGGCGAGGGCAGGGCGAGTTTCGAGGCGGGTCAGGATCCGGCGGTATCGGCAGCCATTCGCTATGCCATGGCAAACGGCAAGCCGGCAGTGCGTTATCCTGACAACCCCAACGGTTCACCGGACGGTATCACCGGGGTGTGCAACGAGGATGGGCGGGTGACCATCATGATGCCGCATCCCGAACGATTGCTGCGCACGGTCAACTTCTCCTGGGCGCCGCGGCAGTGGGGTGAACAGTCACCGTGGATGAAGATGTTCCATAACGCCAGACAGTGGGTGGCATAAAGGCGATGAGCGAGCAGGACCAGGATAAAGAACAGGGCCAGGACAAGGCGCAGGATTCCGGCGCAACTGATGAAGCTGGCGAGACTGAGAAAGGCAATCCGATCAAGGAGATGTTTCTCCTGGCCCTGCTGTATCTGCCGCTGGGTTTTTTTCTGTGGTTCTTCTTCGGCAGCGCGTTGATGTTTCCGACAGCACGCCTTTCGGACCTGCTGCTGACCGGTTTCTTTCCCGACATCTTCGAGCAATTGCTGCAACTGGGGTTCCAGCTCGAAATTCACACCCGCGTCGTTTTGCCCGAGCAGGTCGATGGACAAACCGCGGCGGTCAATATCCACGTCAACCCGATGATCTATGCCTGGGGCATGGCCCTGCTGTTCGGGCTGATCATGGCCACCCCGCTGACGATGCGTCAG from Wenzhouxiangella sp. AB-CW3 includes:
- the lptG gene encoding LPS export ABC transporter permease LptG, with protein sequence MVIPGILVRHVGRAVLLGIALVAVLLLGLYTIIELIRESRALTGDYGPLQMVIYIAQTSPRRLYDIFPFAALIGTMLGLGGLAAANELVAMRAAGFDRRQILVSVMGAVLLCVIALMTVSEFLVPGLEARAGAERDQARTGQVHLGRYGALWIRDGAHMLRIGHSAWSRDDQPEFGDLLIYRVDQQMRPEHILRAETATHDGQAWLMRQVSYRNLESPDEVRIGVEHERRMDSTLSHDLFSSVISRPRVLSVGDLAEMIEFLEVNGLDTATYEQALWNRVFFPLNVLAMILVSLPFAFRGGRHSSRGINLFFGVSLGLAFFVISRLSQGMGMLMPGPLWLSALMPSLAIGMLGILMLRRL
- the purL gene encoding phosphoribosylformylglycinamidine synthase; the encoded protein is MIFLPGRRALPQFRLEQLADAISEIQGRRIGLHARDLYLLGTDRLPDEPDGSRLRALLGADGATLTELTDVQLLVAPRPGTVTPWASRARDILRRCGLGRYTAIERGVVFTLDGVAAADLTREARNNLHDRMTQIVVDRIDTLAGWFELPEPAPLGVIALGDDPSVVLSKANGELGLALSNGEIDYLAEAYSRLQRDPTDAELMMFAQANSEHCRHKIFNATWTVDGQPCEPSLFKMIRSTHAATPGGTLVAYDDNAAVVEGFDSRLLVSTDEHPAYDLREGRLHIQIKVETHNHPTAISPEPGAATGSGGEIRDESATGRGARPVAALTGFSVSDLRIPGHVQPWENLPEPPSRMASSLQIMTEGPIGGARFNNEFGRPALLGYFRSFAARVDDRLWGYHKPIMIAGGSGIIADGLTHKQPLSAGDRIIVLGGPAMLIGLGGGAASSMSSGQSDEDLDFASVQRGNPEMQRRAQEVIDRCWQRGERNPIKSIHDVGAGGLSNALPELLHDGGVGGRLELREIPTNDRSMSPMALWCNESQERYVLAISPDDLETFAALCERERCPWADLGAADADGQLRLDDRLLGTPAVDMPLDMLLGKPPSMHRDVQTRSVPVHHAGLENVSLAEAADRVLALPGVGSKQFLITIGDRSVGGLTVRDQMVGPHQVPVANCAISLLDYEGYAGSAMSMGERTPLAIWDSPAAARMAVGEAVTNLAGTRVPSLDRVKLSANWMAAAGADGQDAALRSAVEAVAEFCPRLDLSIPVGKDSLSMQTVWNDDSGEKRMCAPVSLIVSAFAPVPDVRRHLTPQLDSTVPSRLLLLDLGRQRLGGSALAQVFGRELGAVPDVDDPDALKRLFNVVQSLIDQKRILALHDRSDGGLFVTVLEMALAGHCGVDLHLPCAPEDAAAFLFNEELGLVLQVADEDEAAVRAALEQEGLAAFSHDIGQVSQQDRWSVSADGQALYSAAMPELAQRWGETSYRIQRLRDHPECADEEFATLADWSRPGLAPNVEFDVPAPAVLTGARPRVAILREQGVNGQREMARAFMTAGFEAVDVHMSDLESGRQRLDEFQGLAACGGFSFGDVLGAGQGWARSILFNPVMRDHFEQFLVRSDRFALGVCNGCQMLSALREIIPGTSHWPAFVHNRSRQFEARLNLVRIDDSPSLFLTGMSGSRLPVVTSHGEGRASFEAGQDPAVSAAIRYAMANGKPAVRYPDNPNGSPDGITGVCNEDGRVTIMMPHPERLLRTVNFSWAPRQWGEQSPWMKMFHNARQWVA
- a CDS encoding DNA polymerase III subunit chi codes for the protein MRVDFYEMSGRFTDPLFVAGVLVSRAWPKTRSIAVVAPRRDLHMLDRQLWEKPEGRFLPHGIEDDRAPIRLSEDAPDQAGILINLDPTAPLPGGRFERILEIVPPEEGIKAKLRERWVAWKQRGAQLHHHVLK
- a CDS encoding leucyl aminopeptidase — translated: MQFTTTNAKVSAIESDCLIVGLAVDQEFGPALQALDEASDGAFSRLAERNDLPRQAGKTTILHDVAGISASRVLVAGLGKLEKLDGIVFVKAVQAAGKALRQSQATSACCLMDDAPVQGRDAAWKARHAALALAHADYIYQATKKPKDHAAPATESVSFPAGNGIDTELGIANAIAAGIQRCRDLGDLPPNICTPVYMAEVAESMAAEHDGLEVEILDEDQMAELNMNALLAVGQGSTNPSRLIRLSWKGGKEGDAPAAMVGKGVTFDTGGISIKPRDLMEQMKFDMCGAATTIGVMEAVARLKLPLNVEGVVAAVENMPDGKAYRPGDVITAMNGKTIEVHNTDAEGRMILADAIYWTGQKLKPAVTVDIATLTGACVVALGHHAAGIMTQDDELAEELLAAGTEAADRGWRLPLWDDYQEQIETPFADMKNLGGMPAGSITAGCFLSRFADGQRWAHIDIAGAAWQWGKPESASGRPVGMLVQWLADRAGGWDALG
- a CDS encoding RDD family protein, encoding MDKQPCGLARRLAAMLYDGLLLIALWMIATAIIIIPMGGEIEAGSLLYQLYLLLVAWIYLGFCWLHGGQTLGMKAWRIRLVSDHRPVTWMTTLVRFVVAIASLLCFGIGLFWSLFHPRRATWHDLASRTWLVVDPKTPT
- the xerD gene encoding site-specific tyrosine recombinase XerD, producing MLLMVASPLTTIDAFLDAAWAERGLAANTLSAYRRDLIDFFGRIDVPLAAITRAEVLECMAERLRRGDTVASILRQLSCLRQFFAWAVREHHIRADPTLDLEGPRAAHPLPGSLTSSQIEALMAAPSVDEPLGCRDRAVLETFYATGMRVSELAGVTLSQLNLVRGVIRVRGKGGRERLVPLGEAAQDALTLWLHRFRPELKPVCDQVFVSRTGRRLSRQALWSRIRQHARQAGIDDAVYPHRLRHAFATHLLDHGADLRVVQMLLGHADLSTTQIYTHVSRSRLKKLHRQHHPRG
- the lptF gene encoding LPS export ABC transporter permease LptF; protein product: MLILQRYILRQGLAASVLSLMVFLGVTVALFLAELVGDAAQGELPGSSVALLLALRLPEAIILVGPLALLTGLLLTFGRLQEESETIVVRASGLAFRRMLWPVLVLAGFWGGGLLLISGWLSPMALERTGQLMEDAAQHAMVAGVRPGQFGRMDGGRTTIYVGAIEGEGERLRDVFIQHMEGDLAEVLTAREGRVWTSPEDGTRYLTLTDGRQLQHGLPPNQGGLREVQFARNDLRLPTPEITSSESESGMTLNELRRPENPDERREWHWRLAAPAAAVLLGMLALPLSSRLPRQGRFGSIVIALVLYLLYSNAIHAGLIMMEQRAAMTGPGLWPVHGALAMLMAWMCVRQWRVW
- a CDS encoding DsbC family protein; translation: MNVWLKTAVAVVVMWVGGAGQAADYAAIEDRISGLVAEVNELSVAETPVPGLKQVRVNNDIIYMSADGRYLLQGRFIDLDTQTDLTDAAKSDMRRERLAGLDSSQFVSFGPENAEYDVIVFTDPDCGYCRRMHEQIEEYASNGIQVHYLAFPRAGVGSQTYDTLVSVWCAHDQQEAMDVAKAGQTPPRATCDNPVEEQYQLGQSLGVTGTPSMMTFNGDMIPGYVPPEQLKSRLESLNGQH